In one window of Polynucleobacter sp. AM-7D1 DNA:
- the cysS gene encoding cysteine--tRNA ligase, with amino-acid sequence MLQIYNTLSRSKQAFVPIEPGKVKMYVCGMTVYDFCHIGHARVMIVFDMVVRWLRASGYEVVYVRNITDIDDKIINRAIENSEPIAALTQRFIDAMHADSDELGLMHPDHEPRATDYISQMQGMIGRLIEKELAYQGDDGDINFAVRLFPEYGRLSGKSLDELNAGERVAVGGGKRDPLDFVLWKSAKPDEPADTRWKSPWGEGRPGWHIECSAMSCDLLGEHFDIHGGGADLQFPHHENEIAQSEGALYGQDHQASDQPFVNYWMHNGHIRVNEEKMSKSLGNFFLIRDVLKNFDPEVLRFFMLRAHYRSPINYSDAQLEEARSGLVRLYTALAQAPASNQALDPHSPWAKRFTDAMNDDFNTPEAIAALFDLASEVNRTQGNEKVQLASTLKGLAATLNFLQREPTLFLQEGSRGGDVGLSAAAIEEQIAARVAAKQAKDFAKADLIRTTLLEQGVVLEDKPGGLTEWRRN; translated from the coding sequence ATGCTGCAAATCTATAACACCCTCAGTCGCTCTAAACAGGCCTTTGTACCCATCGAGCCGGGTAAGGTGAAGATGTATGTCTGTGGAATGACCGTATATGACTTTTGCCATATTGGGCATGCCCGGGTGATGATTGTGTTTGATATGGTGGTGCGCTGGTTGCGGGCTAGTGGCTACGAAGTGGTATACGTTCGCAATATCACTGATATCGATGACAAGATCATCAATCGCGCCATTGAGAATAGTGAGCCCATTGCGGCGCTGACCCAGCGTTTTATTGATGCAATGCATGCCGACTCGGATGAGTTGGGCTTAATGCATCCAGATCACGAGCCCCGCGCAACAGATTACATAAGCCAAATGCAGGGCATGATTGGGCGTTTGATAGAAAAAGAATTGGCCTATCAAGGCGATGATGGCGATATCAATTTTGCTGTTCGCTTATTTCCTGAGTACGGTCGTCTCTCCGGTAAATCTTTAGATGAATTAAATGCGGGTGAGCGTGTCGCAGTTGGCGGTGGCAAACGGGATCCCTTGGATTTTGTTTTATGGAAAAGCGCTAAACCAGATGAGCCTGCGGATACTCGCTGGAAATCACCGTGGGGTGAAGGTCGTCCTGGATGGCATATTGAGTGCTCTGCTATGTCCTGCGATTTGCTAGGTGAGCATTTTGATATTCATGGTGGTGGTGCTGATTTGCAATTTCCTCATCATGAGAACGAAATCGCTCAGAGTGAGGGAGCTTTATATGGCCAAGATCATCAGGCTAGCGATCAACCTTTTGTAAATTACTGGATGCACAACGGACACATTCGTGTGAATGAAGAAAAAATGTCCAAGTCCTTGGGTAATTTTTTCTTGATTCGAGATGTCCTGAAGAATTTCGACCCTGAGGTCTTGCGTTTCTTTATGTTGCGTGCCCACTATCGTAGCCCTATTAACTATAGCGATGCTCAGCTTGAAGAGGCACGCTCAGGCTTAGTTCGTTTGTACACGGCATTAGCTCAAGCGCCAGCAAGCAATCAGGCTCTAGACCCCCATTCTCCATGGGCTAAGCGTTTTACTGATGCTATGAATGATGACTTCAATACTCCTGAGGCTATTGCAGCTCTATTTGATTTGGCAAGCGAAGTCAATCGTACGCAGGGTAATGAGAAGGTGCAGCTAGCCTCCACCCTCAAAGGCTTGGCTGCTACCCTCAACTTCTTGCAGCGAGAGCCAACTCTATTTTTGCAAGAAGGATCTCGTGGTGGTGACGTAGGTTTATCTGCTGCTGCAATTGAAGAGCAGATCGCTGCACGAGTTGCGGCAAAGCAAGCCAAAGATTTTGCTAAGGCAGATTTGATTCGCACAACTTTATTGGAACAGGGTGTAGTCTTGGAGGACAAACCTGGTGGCCTGACTGAATGGCGTAGAAATTAA
- a CDS encoding acetyl-CoA carboxylase carboxyltransferase subunit alpha: MKTTFLDFEQSIAELESKIEELQFVQDESSVDISDEIKTLSEKSQQLTKDIYANLSPWQVSQVARHPQRPYTLDYVGALFTDFHELHGDRNFADDQSIITGLARFENQPCVVIGHQKGRDTKERALRNFGMSRPEGYRKAKRVMRLAEKFKLPVFTFVDTPGAFPGIDAEERNQSEAIGHNLYVQAELEVPIIATIIGEGGSGGALAIAMGDVVLMLQNSTYSVISPEGCASILWKTADKAPEAAEQLGLTAQRLKTIGLIDKIVAEPTGGAHRDYETMMNNMRKALAESLKTFDGMKVDALLERRHERLMGYGKFKEIEAKS, translated from the coding sequence ATGAAAACGACTTTCCTGGATTTTGAGCAGTCAATCGCTGAACTAGAGTCAAAGATTGAAGAGCTGCAATTTGTGCAAGATGAATCATCGGTAGACATCTCTGATGAGATTAAAACGCTTTCTGAAAAAAGTCAGCAGCTGACAAAAGATATTTATGCCAATCTCAGTCCTTGGCAAGTTTCACAAGTGGCGCGTCATCCACAGCGTCCCTATACCCTCGATTATGTTGGCGCTTTATTTACGGATTTTCATGAGCTTCATGGCGATCGCAATTTTGCAGATGATCAATCCATCATTACCGGCTTAGCGCGCTTCGAGAATCAACCATGCGTAGTGATTGGCCATCAGAAGGGTCGCGATACTAAAGAGCGCGCTTTGCGTAACTTTGGTATGAGCCGCCCCGAGGGTTACCGCAAAGCAAAGCGTGTGATGCGCTTGGCTGAAAAATTTAAATTGCCTGTATTTACTTTTGTCGATACACCAGGCGCATTCCCCGGGATCGACGCAGAAGAGCGTAACCAGTCCGAGGCGATTGGTCACAACCTGTATGTTCAGGCTGAGTTAGAAGTGCCCATCATCGCTACTATTATTGGTGAAGGTGGTTCTGGTGGTGCTTTAGCGATTGCAATGGGTGATGTAGTGTTGATGTTGCAGAACTCAACCTATTCTGTGATTTCACCCGAAGGCTGCGCATCTATTCTTTGGAAGACTGCCGACAAGGCACCAGAGGCTGCTGAGCAATTAGGTTTGACGGCGCAACGTTTAAAGACAATCGGCTTGATTGACAAGATCGTTGCCGAGCCAACTGGTGGTGCGCATCGTGATTACGAGACCATGATGAATAACATGCGCAAAGCCTTGGCTGAGTCACTGAAAACCTTCGATGGAATGAAAGTGGATGCGCTTCTTGAGCGTCGACATGAACGCTTGATGGGCTATGGCAAGTTCAAGGAAATCGAAGCCAAGTCCTAA
- the tilS gene encoding tRNA lysidine(34) synthetase TilS, with the protein MASSRKSKPSPKATLQAASTAAKRIGLALSGGLDSVVLLDAVCKTVQTDPNNSTEIWVFHIHHGLQKPADHWLEFCEKLAKKYRVHFDFRLLHFADQSQGNIEARARAERYDALTDLCIEHGIEDLLLAHHQNDQAETVLLQLLRGSGVSGLSGMPLNRANAKDNQSITLWRPLLNLSKSELETYAKEHKLKWVEDPSNQNTRYRRNAIRKDIIPRLEKIQPGAIANLARSADLLAQSQLLLDRLARQDGKNILQAQRLRLAPLLPLAKEDKAAANNLMRYWLKLNDLVMPSQERLESWWKDLMAVKTDSNLAWQHDEASIYLWRGLLQVANRKVGQWVFRDVPARSKSLGLPADWVKEAQNQGLVEERLRQGAEKLQIKPNTPRKTLKNLFQESDTPPWERQAPLLYINDELIAVAGVGESYPHLVSTGKRVLPAWTEKL; encoded by the coding sequence ATGGCAAGTTCAAGGAAATCGAAGCCAAGTCCTAAGGCGACTCTTCAGGCGGCTTCAACAGCGGCCAAACGTATTGGTCTTGCCTTAAGTGGTGGGCTTGATTCGGTTGTCTTGCTTGATGCCGTTTGCAAGACAGTCCAAACAGATCCTAATAACTCAACTGAGATTTGGGTATTCCATATTCACCATGGCTTGCAAAAGCCTGCCGATCATTGGCTGGAGTTTTGCGAGAAGCTAGCCAAAAAATACCGAGTACATTTTGATTTCCGTTTATTGCATTTTGCAGATCAATCGCAGGGCAATATCGAGGCTCGGGCTAGGGCAGAGCGCTACGATGCCTTAACGGACTTGTGTATTGAGCATGGTATTGAAGATCTGCTACTAGCCCACCACCAAAACGATCAAGCCGAAACCGTCCTCTTGCAGCTCTTGCGTGGTTCTGGTGTATCTGGTTTGTCTGGTATGCCACTTAATCGTGCCAATGCTAAAGACAATCAGTCTATTACGCTCTGGCGACCTCTACTGAATCTCAGTAAGTCTGAGCTTGAGACTTACGCCAAAGAACACAAACTCAAATGGGTAGAAGATCCCAGTAATCAAAATACGCGCTATCGCCGAAATGCAATTCGGAAAGACATCATTCCGAGGCTGGAGAAAATTCAGCCAGGTGCGATTGCCAATTTAGCTCGCAGTGCAGACCTGCTTGCTCAGTCTCAATTGCTGCTCGATCGCTTGGCTAGACAGGATGGTAAGAATATTCTTCAAGCTCAGCGCTTAAGGCTGGCCCCTCTCTTGCCTCTTGCGAAGGAAGATAAAGCGGCTGCAAATAATTTGATGCGTTACTGGCTCAAGCTAAATGATTTAGTAATGCCATCCCAGGAGCGTCTAGAGTCTTGGTGGAAAGATCTGATGGCGGTAAAAACAGATTCAAATTTGGCATGGCAGCATGATGAGGCGAGCATTTATTTATGGCGCGGCCTCTTACAAGTGGCAAATCGCAAAGTCGGGCAGTGGGTATTTCGTGATGTGCCTGCTAGAAGCAAGTCCCTTGGCTTGCCTGCTGACTGGGTCAAGGAAGCCCAAAATCAGGGTCTTGTTGAGGAAAGGCTTCGTCAGGGGGCAGAAAAGCTCCAAATCAAGCCCAATACCCCACGAAAAACCCTCAAGAACCTTTTCCAAGAATCAGATACCCCACCTTGGGAGCGACAGGCGCCACTGCTTTATATCAATGATGAACTGATAGCGGTTGCTGGGGTGGGGGAGAGCTACCCACATTTGGTGTCGACTGGTAAGCGAGTGCTGCCTGCATGGACTGAGAAGCTATAG
- a CDS encoding aspartate kinase produces MALIVHKYGGTSMGSVERIQNVAKRVAKWMRAGHQVVVVPSAMSGETNRLLGLAKDINPDANPRELDQIASTGEQVSSGLLALALLREGVDAVSYAGWQVTVHTDSSFTKARIKSIDDKKILADLNAGRAVVVTGFQGVDPDGNITTLGRGGSDTSAVAMAAALKADECLIYTDVDGVYTTDPRVCEDARRLDKITFEEMLEMASLGSKVLQIRSVEFAGKYKVKTRVLSSLTDPLMPLAEEMKSGTLITFEEDSTMEAAVISGIAFARDEAKITVLGVPDRPGIAYQILGPIADANIDVDIIIQNQSFEGKTDFTFTVPRADYQKALDLLKNNVQSHIEAKEISGDPKVSKVSVVGVGMRSHVGVASKMFRTLSEEGINILMISTSEIKISVVIDEKYMELAVRALHKAFELDQK; encoded by the coding sequence ATGGCTCTTATCGTTCATAAGTATGGTGGCACCTCAATGGGCTCAGTTGAGCGCATTCAGAACGTCGCTAAACGCGTTGCCAAGTGGATGCGTGCTGGCCACCAGGTAGTCGTAGTGCCCTCAGCGATGTCGGGCGAAACAAACCGTTTGCTTGGTTTGGCGAAGGACATCAATCCTGATGCTAATCCCCGTGAACTTGATCAAATCGCTTCTACAGGTGAGCAGGTTAGCTCTGGCTTATTGGCTTTGGCATTACTGCGTGAAGGTGTTGATGCAGTCAGCTATGCTGGTTGGCAAGTAACAGTTCACACGGATTCATCATTTACTAAAGCCCGCATCAAGAGCATTGATGACAAGAAAATTCTTGCTGATCTTAATGCTGGACGTGCTGTAGTAGTTACTGGCTTCCAAGGCGTTGATCCAGATGGCAACATCACCACTTTAGGTCGTGGCGGCTCTGACACTTCAGCTGTTGCCATGGCTGCTGCACTGAAGGCAGATGAGTGCTTGATTTACACCGACGTCGATGGCGTCTACACGACAGATCCACGAGTTTGTGAAGATGCACGTCGCTTGGACAAAATTACTTTTGAAGAAATGCTCGAGATGGCAAGTCTTGGTTCAAAGGTATTGCAAATTCGTTCGGTCGAGTTTGCTGGTAAGTACAAAGTTAAAACCCGTGTTCTGTCATCGCTGACAGATCCATTGATGCCCCTTGCTGAAGAAATGAAGTCGGGCACCTTGATTACATTTGAAGAGGACAGCACTATGGAAGCCGCAGTTATTTCCGGCATCGCCTTTGCGCGTGATGAAGCAAAAATTACCGTTCTTGGCGTTCCTGATCGCCCAGGTATCGCTTATCAAATTTTGGGTCCAATTGCGGATGCCAATATTGATGTGGATATCATCATTCAGAACCAATCCTTTGAAGGTAAGACAGACTTCACTTTTACAGTGCCTCGTGCTGATTATCAAAAAGCTCTGGACTTGCTAAAGAACAATGTCCAATCTCATATCGAAGCTAAAGAAATTTCAGGCGACCCTAAGGTTTCTAAAGTATCCGTGGTTGGTGTTGGTATGCGCTCCCATGTTGGCGTTGCCAGCAAAATGTTCCGCACATTATCAGAAGAGGGCATCAACATCTTGATGATCTCTACAAGTGAAATCAAGATCTCAGTTGTTATTGATGAGAAATATATGGAGTTGGCTGTACGCGCTCTCCACAAGGCCTTTGAGTTAGATCAGAAGTAA
- a CDS encoding amidase has product MKPALGLIEACNLIASKQLSANDYLKECVARADELEPSINAFTARASLEKLIQEVHPGPLMGIPVVVKDLIDTKDLVTSYGSPIYKNHIPAEDAQIVAQVRKLGGVILGKTVTTEFAWRTPGKTSNPWNLAHTPGGSSSGSAAAVASGIAPLGLGSQTAGSIIRPATYCGVVGYKASFGTVPRLGVHPVSSSLDHVGFFTRSVADAAFAFNLLKNTSITEEDDLVIDEIVIKPICEILHQRTPHIAVLKTPFDDLLSDEQSAAMKAACISLEKSGATTEALELPAYYWEGIEALAVLMSCEAAVVHEQHLAQHPELISADIKELVQKGNAYSAPDYIKAKNLQQRLKKSIGEVFTLFDAILAPAATGEAPKGLEFTGNPIFCSLWSLIGTPAIAIPFTKSQNGLPLGVQLIGDVLDDQKLINIAAFAEDSFRR; this is encoded by the coding sequence ATGAAACCAGCATTAGGACTAATAGAAGCTTGCAACTTGATCGCAAGTAAGCAGCTATCTGCAAATGACTACCTTAAGGAGTGTGTGGCCCGTGCGGATGAGCTGGAGCCGTCCATCAATGCCTTTACAGCTAGAGCATCCTTAGAAAAACTGATCCAAGAGGTTCATCCAGGCCCCCTCATGGGAATTCCAGTGGTTGTAAAAGACCTGATCGATACCAAAGACCTTGTCACTAGCTATGGATCGCCCATTTATAAAAACCACATTCCCGCCGAAGATGCCCAGATCGTTGCTCAAGTGCGTAAACTCGGTGGCGTCATCTTAGGAAAAACGGTCACCACCGAGTTTGCTTGGCGCACACCAGGAAAAACGAGTAACCCCTGGAATCTTGCCCATACCCCTGGTGGCTCCTCTAGCGGCTCTGCTGCAGCAGTAGCTAGCGGTATTGCACCATTGGGGCTGGGCTCCCAAACTGCCGGCTCTATCATTAGGCCGGCCACTTACTGTGGCGTGGTCGGCTATAAGGCTAGCTTTGGCACTGTACCGCGCCTTGGGGTACATCCAGTCTCAAGCTCCTTAGACCATGTTGGCTTTTTTACAAGATCTGTCGCTGATGCAGCATTTGCATTTAATCTCCTCAAAAATACCAGCATCACAGAGGAGGATGATCTTGTGATTGATGAAATAGTAATTAAGCCGATCTGCGAGATACTTCATCAACGTACACCACATATCGCAGTACTGAAGACCCCATTTGATGATTTATTAAGTGATGAGCAAAGCGCGGCAATGAAGGCAGCCTGTATATCGCTAGAGAAGTCTGGTGCCACCACAGAAGCTCTTGAACTCCCTGCCTATTACTGGGAGGGCATTGAAGCATTAGCGGTACTCATGTCTTGTGAAGCCGCTGTAGTGCACGAGCAACATCTTGCACAACACCCAGAACTAATTAGCGCTGACATTAAGGAATTAGTTCAGAAGGGCAATGCTTATAGCGCCCCTGATTACATTAAGGCAAAAAATCTACAGCAACGCCTCAAGAAATCTATCGGAGAAGTCTTTACTCTTTTTGATGCAATTTTGGCGCCAGCTGCTACCGGCGAAGCACCAAAAGGCTTGGAATTTACGGGAAATCCTATTTTCTGTTCTTTGTGGAGTTTGATAGGCACCCCCGCTATTGCTATACCTTTTACTAAATCACAAAATGGCTTGCCTCTTGGGGTGCAACTCATTGGCGATGTATTAGACGATCAAAAATTAATCAATATTGCTGCTTTTGCAGAAGACAGTTTTAGAAGGTAG
- a CDS encoding Smr/MutS family protein: MIHSFECPECGNPRGMLGECRQCGSEDLPIPHSDTMVMNLKFDSPSAEEALDRLTIGLRRASEVGIKAMILIHGYGASGEGGKIKWAVHNALDNNYFSDRVDEYHFGEQTAFGSEAYHALLRRRPGLKAYLKHFKEGNAGMTVLLL; encoded by the coding sequence ATGATCCATTCATTTGAGTGTCCGGAATGTGGCAACCCCAGAGGGATGCTAGGAGAATGTCGTCAATGTGGAAGCGAAGATCTTCCTATTCCGCATAGCGATACGATGGTAATGAATTTAAAGTTCGATAGTCCAAGCGCAGAAGAGGCCTTGGATCGATTAACTATTGGACTTCGCCGAGCTTCTGAGGTGGGCATTAAAGCAATGATCTTGATACATGGATATGGAGCCAGTGGCGAGGGTGGCAAGATCAAGTGGGCTGTTCATAATGCCCTGGATAACAACTACTTCTCTGATCGGGTGGATGAATACCATTTTGGTGAGCAAACTGCGTTTGGCAGTGAGGCCTACCATGCGCTTTTGAGAAGAAGGCCGGGATTAAAGGCTTATCTCAAGCACTTCAAAGAAGGTAATGCCGGAATGACAGTGTTATTACTGTAA
- a CDS encoding YqjD family protein → MTAKKSSTTHEEAQISSEHLIGDFKALMADADELIMATASHEDGPLSAIRSKALDTLNNAKESLSSVEGTVTEKAKVVAERADEFVHRNPWEAVGVAAGLGLLIGLFMRRR, encoded by the coding sequence ATGACAGCTAAAAAATCAAGCACTACACATGAAGAAGCTCAAATCAGTTCAGAACATTTGATTGGTGACTTCAAAGCACTCATGGCTGATGCTGATGAGTTGATTATGGCAACCGCAAGCCATGAAGATGGTCCGTTAAGTGCAATTCGTTCAAAAGCCTTGGATACCCTTAATAATGCCAAAGAAAGTCTCTCTTCTGTCGAGGGTACGGTAACTGAAAAGGCTAAGGTCGTGGCGGAGCGTGCTGATGAGTTTGTCCATCGAAATCCATGGGAGGCAGTCGGTGTTGCCGCTGGTCTCGGTCTTTTAATTGGACTCTTTATGCGTCGTCGCTAG
- a CDS encoding phage holin family protein: MSQENLLSSLKHLVSTGASIAQTRLELISTDVQIARAKFLSLLVMIIFTLFFLFFGLVMLALLIVIYSWEADRIFALSLLTAGFLATGCILALVVLRSLKTMPKLFEATIAELAKDRQELTKR; the protein is encoded by the coding sequence ATGTCACAAGAAAATCTTTTATCCTCTCTTAAGCATCTCGTCTCCACTGGGGCATCTATTGCCCAAACCCGTCTGGAGTTAATTTCTACAGACGTACAGATTGCGCGCGCTAAGTTCCTGAGTCTGCTAGTGATGATCATCTTCACTTTATTTTTCTTATTCTTTGGCTTGGTAATGCTAGCCCTTCTTATTGTGATTTATAGCTGGGAGGCGGATCGCATCTTTGCACTAAGTTTGCTTACTGCTGGATTTTTGGCTACAGGTTGCATTTTGGCCCTGGTAGTTTTACGCTCCCTTAAAACAATGCCTAAGTTGTTCGAAGCAACTATTGCGGAGTTGGCTAAGGATCGTCAGGAACTTACGAAGCGATGA
- a CDS encoding YqjK-like family protein: MSQKLLELEARQKVLQERAAQELADFAQYFEPIEKPLSWADKGIDAFHFLKSSPLLWTSAFAVLAHYRPKLASKVLAVGWGAMKLLKSAKSLI, translated from the coding sequence ATGAGTCAAAAATTGTTGGAGCTGGAAGCTAGGCAAAAAGTGCTCCAAGAGCGTGCTGCACAAGAGCTTGCGGATTTTGCCCAATATTTTGAGCCTATTGAAAAGCCACTATCTTGGGCTGATAAGGGTATAGATGCTTTTCATTTTCTGAAGAGTAGTCCATTACTTTGGACCAGTGCATTTGCCGTTCTGGCTCACTATCGACCTAAGCTAGCTAGCAAAGTGCTGGCTGTTGGTTGGGGCGCTATGAAATTGCTCAAGAGCGCTAAGAGTCTGATTTAA
- a CDS encoding adenine phosphoribosyltransferase: protein MNLLDYLPGVPDFPKPGILFRDISPLLANNAAFKEAVLQLETLAKQFDYSHILGIESRGFIFGSALAHHAHKGFALARKPNKLPLASHRESYGLEYGSDSLELQQSTLPAGSRVLIVDDVLATGGTIIAASKLLKKAGFEVAGALTFLEIDGLKGGEILIKNGISNKTVLIA from the coding sequence ATGAATTTACTAGATTATCTACCCGGAGTCCCTGACTTCCCAAAACCAGGGATTCTCTTTCGGGATATTTCACCCCTACTTGCAAATAACGCCGCATTTAAGGAGGCTGTACTGCAACTAGAGACCCTAGCCAAGCAGTTTGACTATAGCCATATTCTGGGGATTGAGTCTCGCGGCTTTATTTTTGGCTCCGCCCTAGCCCACCATGCCCATAAAGGATTTGCACTTGCTAGAAAGCCCAATAAGCTGCCATTAGCAAGTCATCGGGAGTCCTACGGACTTGAATATGGATCAGACTCCTTGGAGCTTCAACAGTCAACCTTACCTGCGGGTTCTCGAGTATTAATTGTTGATGATGTTTTAGCAACTGGTGGCACCATTATTGCCGCTAGTAAGCTACTCAAGAAGGCGGGGTTTGAAGTAGCTGGTGCCCTGACTTTTTTAGAGATTGATGGCCTCAAAGGCGGTGAAATTCTGATAAAAAATGGAATTTCAAATAAGACCGTACTGATTGCCTAA
- a CDS encoding 5'-methylthioadenosine nucleosidase: MKTQLLIITALESELNQAALPPGVGIVYSGVGKINATAATLQAIHQFEPKQIINFGTVGKINPSLAGLLEIGKVIQRDMMTVPLAPRGQTPFCPKPIEYLSLNGDHVCGTGDSFVTAHDPWLKEQGVDVVDMELFAIASIAYQFNIPWQSFKYVTDDANSDSGNEWKHRVNHGQELYVSKLHDLLSA; this comes from the coding sequence ATGAAAACACAATTGCTCATTATTACCGCATTAGAGTCCGAACTCAATCAAGCTGCCTTGCCGCCGGGAGTGGGTATTGTGTATTCAGGGGTTGGCAAGATTAATGCTACTGCAGCTACCCTGCAAGCTATACATCAATTTGAGCCAAAACAGATTATTAACTTTGGTACTGTTGGGAAAATTAATCCATCTCTTGCTGGTTTGCTCGAGATAGGGAAGGTGATACAACGTGACATGATGACTGTGCCATTAGCGCCCAGGGGTCAAACCCCTTTTTGCCCAAAACCCATTGAGTATCTCTCTTTGAATGGTGATCATGTCTGTGGTACGGGAGACAGTTTTGTAACGGCCCATGACCCTTGGCTGAAAGAGCAGGGTGTAGATGTTGTTGATATGGAGCTATTTGCAATTGCTAGCATTGCCTATCAATTTAATATCCCGTGGCAATCCTTTAAGTATGTGACTGATGATGCTAATTCAGACTCCGGAAATGAGTGGAAGCATCGGGTCAATCATGGCCAAGAGCTGTATGTAAGCAAGCTCCATGATCTATTAAGTGCATAG
- a CDS encoding AMP-binding protein — MNPKFPWLKNYLEGVPHEIDVAGHASIVDFLEESFASYPDRIAIESMGHKISYRQLDILSKDFAAYLQTLSLEPGSRIGVMFPNVPQYLIAMLGTLRAGFVVVNINPLYTARELEHQLQDSGAAILVMLENFAHVYQEIADQGLVKKVIVSSLGETLGPKGVIINLIARHVKKLIPHWSFPCVKFNQALKIGAGHGFTRPHLRQDSIAFLQYTGGTTGVSKGAVLLHRNILANIIQIESWLEPALKDRHQQLVFLCALPMTHIFALTACGLLGMRKGAKLLLVANPRDITGFIKLLMKHPDINIFPGVNTLFHALIHRPEFSKVKLPNLLVTIGGGMAVLRKTAELWQKMMGVPIAQGYGLSETSPVVCVNTPFVKEFTGSIGMPVPSTDVLILDDDGKEVPFGTPGEICIKGPQVMAGYWNRPEETVQFITPEGFFKSGDIGIMSPEGYVQIVDRKKDMIVVAGFKVFPNEVEEVISLMPGVRECAVIGVPHRKLGEIVKAYIVKDKPDLTEAQVIQYCKEQMTSYKRPRKIAFIDEMPKSNVGKILRRHLRDL; from the coding sequence ATGAATCCAAAGTTTCCTTGGCTAAAAAATTATCTCGAGGGAGTTCCTCATGAGATTGATGTGGCTGGACACGCATCGATTGTTGATTTCTTAGAGGAATCGTTTGCAAGCTACCCCGATCGAATTGCAATAGAGTCGATGGGTCATAAAATCAGTTACCGTCAGCTGGATATTCTGTCAAAAGATTTTGCTGCCTATTTGCAGACCTTAAGTCTAGAACCAGGATCGCGAATCGGCGTCATGTTTCCTAATGTCCCGCAATACTTGATTGCGATGTTGGGTACCTTACGTGCTGGATTTGTGGTGGTCAATATTAACCCGCTCTATACGGCCAGAGAGTTGGAGCATCAATTACAAGATAGCGGTGCAGCCATTTTGGTAATGCTAGAAAACTTTGCCCATGTGTATCAAGAGATTGCCGATCAAGGGCTTGTGAAGAAGGTGATTGTGAGTAGCCTCGGTGAAACCTTAGGTCCCAAAGGCGTCATCATTAACTTGATTGCTCGGCATGTTAAGAAGCTCATTCCGCATTGGAGCTTTCCTTGCGTTAAGTTTAATCAGGCCCTTAAGATAGGCGCCGGCCATGGTTTTACTAGGCCACATCTAAGGCAAGACAGTATTGCATTTTTGCAATACACCGGTGGCACCACGGGAGTTTCTAAAGGTGCTGTTTTGTTGCACCGAAATATCCTAGCCAATATCATTCAGATCGAGTCTTGGCTTGAGCCTGCCTTGAAGGATCGACATCAGCAGCTTGTTTTTTTATGCGCACTACCAATGACTCATATTTTTGCTTTGACTGCCTGTGGCCTGCTTGGCATGCGCAAGGGTGCCAAATTATTGTTAGTGGCAAACCCTCGTGACATCACTGGCTTTATTAAGCTGCTGATGAAGCACCCAGACATTAATATTTTTCCAGGTGTTAATACATTATTTCATGCGCTGATCCATCGCCCTGAATTTAGTAAAGTGAAGTTGCCCAATCTCTTAGTCACTATTGGCGGCGGTATGGCAGTTCTAAGAAAAACTGCCGAACTCTGGCAAAAAATGATGGGGGTACCGATTGCTCAGGGTTATGGCCTTTCGGAAACTTCACCAGTGGTGTGCGTCAACACACCTTTTGTGAAAGAATTTACTGGCTCGATTGGTATGCCAGTACCAAGCACAGATGTATTGATATTGGATGACGACGGAAAAGAAGTTCCTTTTGGCACGCCTGGAGAGATCTGTATTAAAGGTCCGCAAGTGATGGCGGGTTACTGGAATAGGCCCGAAGAGACGGTGCAATTTATTACCCCAGAGGGTTTTTTCAAGTCTGGCGATATTGGCATCATGAGCCCAGAGGGTTATGTGCAAATTGTAGATCGCAAGAAAGATATGATCGTTGTTGCCGGCTTTAAAGTATTTCCGAATGAAGTCGAAGAGGTGATTTCATTAATGCCGGGCGTAAGAGAATGTGCGGTCATTGGAGTTCCACACCGCAAGCTTGGTGAGATTGTGAAGGCCTATATTGTTAAAGATAAACCTGATCTCACTGAGGCTCAAGTCATTCAGTATTGCAAAGAGCAAATGACGAGTTATAAACGCCCTAGAAAAATTGCGTTTATTGATGAAATGCCAAAGTCGAATGTAGGCAAGATTCTTCGTCGTCACTTGCGAGACTTATAA